GAAGTTGGCCTCCGCATGCGGCGCGGCCTCATCGCAATCGCCGGCTCCGCAGGCGCCAACCTCGGCTACCAGATGCTCGCCGGCACGATCCTCGTCTTCGGCGGTTGCGACGGCGCCCCCGGCACGGCGATGCGGCGAGGGACGATTGGCGTTTTCGGAAGCCCGCGCCCCGCGCCGCTGCCGACGTTCAAATCAGGCTACCGCGGGCCGCTGCCAATGCTGCGACTATTGGAATCGCAACTCGCCGCGGAATCGTTCGCCGTCGATCGTCTGCCGCAACTCGCCGCCGCCGTCGAACTCTTCCACGGCGACTTCCTCCACAGCGGCCGCGGCGAATTGCTGCTTAGCTGAGCGAATGAGGAACCGCCTCGCCCTAGACATCCCCAACCGCGGCAGACATCATTCAGCGATGATCACGATCGACTCTTCTCTCTCGCCCGCAACGCTCCTTCCGCAGACCGAACGCCTTTGGCAGATCGCGGCGCCGAAAATTAGCCGCATCGCCGAACGCTTCCCCCACGCGGCGCCGTCGCCCGTCATCACGAAAGCGGGCCGCTACGAACCCCAAGGCTGGACCGAATGGACCCGCGGCTTTCAGTACGGCTCGGCGCTGCTCGCGTTCGACGCCACCGGCGATGAATCGCTCCTCGCCATCGGCCGCGACGGCACCCGCCGCGACATGGCCTCGCACGTCACCCACTTCGGCGTCCACGACCACGGTTTTAATAACGTCAGCACCTATGGCAACATGCGGCGGCTCATCCTTGAGGGCCGGTTGCCGGGCGAAGCGAATCAACTCGAGTATTACGATCTGGCGCTGAAAGCCTCGGCCGCGGTGCAGGCCTCGCGGTGGAGCCGAATCGAAAACGGCGGTGGCCACATCTACTCGTTCAACGGCCCCCATTCACTCTTTAGCGATACGATGCGTTCTCTGCGGGTGTTGGCCATCGGACATCTCGTCGGCGCCCAGGCCCTAGGCGAGAACGACGCCCCGATCAACATGCTCGACCGGCTCGTCAAGCACGCCCAAGCCAACGCGACCTACAACGTCTATTTCGGCGAGGGTCGCGACGCCTACGACCTCCGCGGCCGGGTCGTCCACGAAAGCATCTTCAACGTCAACGATGGCCGCTACCGCTGCCCGAGCACGCAGCAGGGCTACTCGCCGTTCACCACCTGGACCCGCGGCCTCGCGTGGGTAATGCTCGGCTACGCCGAACAGCTTGAATTCCTCGACGTCCTCAGCGACGCCGATCTCGCACCGCACGGCGGCCGCGGCGCGATTGAAACGATGATGCTTCGCGCCGCGCGGGCGACGTGCGACTTTTTCATCGAGCAAACGCCAACCGACGGCATCGCCTACTGGGACACTGGCGCCCCGGGGCTCGTGCAGCTCGGCGACTATCTCGATCGCCCGGCCGATCCCTTCAACGCCCATGAACCAGTCGATAGCTCGGCATCGGCGATCGCGTGCCAAGGCCTGCTTCGCTTAGGCCGTCGACTGCAGCAAGCCGGCGAGCGCGAAGCAGGCGACCGCTACTGGGCCGCCGGCCTCACCACGCTCCGGTCGCTATTGCAAGAGCCCTACCTCGCCACCGATCCACAGCACGACGGCCTGCTGCTTCACACGATCTACCACCGCCCCCGCAACTGGGACTACACGCCCCCCGGCTCCCGGGTGCCGCACGGCGAAGCCTGCATGTGGGGCGACTATCATCTTTTGGAAGCGGCGCTCTACGTATCACGCTTGGCAAAAACTCAACCGTATTACGCATTTCATCTTCCTCTACATGCCGGCTGAGCTTTCAGCACAGGCGTCGCAACACGCTGAAGACGCCAATCGCACGACCTTCTTCTTTGCGTTTCCTTTGCGTCTTCGCGCCTTTGCGAGAAACAAAAAAATTCGAAAACAATGACGACCTCGCACAACAAAACAGCGTTCGTCACCGGCGGCAGCCGCGGCATCGGCTTCGGCATCGCCCAATCGCTCGCCGCCGACGGCTGGCGCTTGGCGATCAACGGCATGCGTCCCGCAAGCGATGTGCAAGAACCGCTTGCCACGCTCCGCAAGTCGTCGCCCGAAGTGATCTACGTCCGCGGCGACGTTTCCAGCGCCGACGATCGCGCCGCCTGCCTCGATCAAATCCGCACCGCCTTCGGCCAGCTCAATCTGCTCGTGAACAATGCCGGCATCGCTCCCCGCGTGCGAGCCGACATTCTCGAAGCGACCGCCGAATCGTTCGACGAGATGATCAACGTCAACCTGAAGGGCCCCTACTTCCTCACGCAGGCGGTCGCCGCCTGGATGATCGAGCAGC
This sequence is a window from Lacipirellula parvula. Protein-coding genes within it:
- a CDS encoding glycoside hydrolase family 88 protein yields the protein MITIDSSLSPATLLPQTERLWQIAAPKISRIAERFPHAAPSPVITKAGRYEPQGWTEWTRGFQYGSALLAFDATGDESLLAIGRDGTRRDMASHVTHFGVHDHGFNNVSTYGNMRRLILEGRLPGEANQLEYYDLALKASAAVQASRWSRIENGGGHIYSFNGPHSLFSDTMRSLRVLAIGHLVGAQALGENDAPINMLDRLVKHAQANATYNVYFGEGRDAYDLRGRVVHESIFNVNDGRYRCPSTQQGYSPFTTWTRGLAWVMLGYAEQLEFLDVLSDADLAPHGGRGAIETMMLRAARATCDFFIEQTPTDGIAYWDTGAPGLVQLGDYLDRPADPFNAHEPVDSSASAIACQGLLRLGRRLQQAGEREAGDRYWAAGLTTLRSLLQEPYLATDPQHDGLLLHTIYHRPRNWDYTPPGSRVPHGEACMWGDYHLLEAALYVSRLAKTQPYYAFHLPLHAG
- a CDS encoding 3-ketoacyl-ACP reductase produces the protein MTTSHNKTAFVTGGSRGIGFGIAQSLAADGWRLAINGMRPASDVQEPLATLRKSSPEVIYVRGDVSSADDRAACLDQIRTAFGQLNLLVNNAGIAPRVRADILEATAESFDEMINVNLKGPYFLTQAVAAWMIEQRQADTAFDGAIVNISSISAEVASTNRGDYCLARAGTSMATKLWAVRLAEFGIRVYEIRPGIIATDMTAGVKEKYDRMIADGLTLEPRWGQPEDVGRAVAALARGEFRYATGQVVNIDGGMTIGRL